One segment of Arvicanthis niloticus isolate mArvNil1 chromosome 5, mArvNil1.pat.X, whole genome shotgun sequence DNA contains the following:
- the Mycl gene encoding protein L-Myc isoform X1 produces MCVCAGCRASPSRRGAAPLQVAGGGSEGADMDFDSYQHYFYDYDCGEDFYRSTAPSEDIWKKFELVPSPPTSPPWGSGPGAVDLASGISPVEPWPGGGAGDEAESRGHSKAWGRNYASIIRRDCMWSGFSARERLERVVSDRLAPGAPRGNPPKAPATPDSTPSLEACNPAPATQCQLGEPKTQACSGSESPSDSEGEEIDVVTVEKRRSLDIRKPVTITVRADPLDPCMKHFHISIHQQQHNYAARFPPESCSQEGDPEPGPQEEAPEIEVPKEKEEEEEEEEETVSPPPVESEAPQSCHPKPVSSDTEDVTKRKNHNFLERKRRNDLRSRFLALRDQVPTLASCSKAPKVVILSKALEYLQALVGAEKKMATEKRQLRCRQQQLQKRIAYLSGY; encoded by the exons atgtgtgtgtgtgcgggctGCCGGGCTTCCCCGAGCCGGCGGGGAGCCGCTCCGCTCCAGGTGGCGGGCGGCGGGAGCGAG GGAGCGGACATGGACTTCGATTCGTATCAGCACTATTTCTACGACTATGACTGCGGAGAGGATTTCTACCGCTCCACGGCGCCCAGCGAGGACATCTGGAAGAAATTCGAGCTGGTGCCGTCGCCCCCCACGTCGCCGCCCTGGGGCTCCGGTCCCGGAGCCGTGGACTTAGCCTCTGGGATTAGTCCCGTGGAGCCGTGGCCTGGAGGGGGTGCCGGGGACGAGGCGGAATCTCGGGGACATTCGAAAGCTTGGGGCAGAAATTATGCTTCCATCATTCGCCGTGACTGCATGTGGAGTGGCTTCTCCGCCCGTGAACGGCTGGAGAGAGTGGTGAGCGACAGGCTGGCCCCAGGCGCGCCCCGGGGGAACCCGCCCAAAGCGCCAGCTACCCCGGACAGCACTCCTAGTCTGGAAGCCTGTAACCCGGCGCCCGCCACCCAGTGTCAGCTGGGCGAGCCCAAGACTCAGGCCTGCTCCGGGTCCGAGAGCCCCAGCGATTCCG AAGGCGAAGAGATTGACGTGGTGACAGTGGAGAAGAGGCGATCTCTGGACATCCGAAAGCCAGTCACTATCACAGTGCGAGCAGACCCCCTGGACCCCTGCATGAAACACTTCCACATCTCTATCCACCAACAACAGCATAACTATGCTGCCCGTTTTCCTCCCGAAAGTTGCTCTCAAGAGGGGGATCCTGAGCCAGGTCCCCAGGAGGAGGCTCCAGAGATAGAAGTTcccaaggagaaagaggaggaagaggaggaggaggaagagactgtGAGCCCCCCACCTGTAGAAAGTGAGGCTCCCCAGTCCTGCCACCCCAAACCTGTCAGTTCTGATACTGAGGACGTGACCAAGAGGAAGAACCATAACTTCTTGGAACGAAAAAGGAGGAATGATCTCCGATCACGGTTCCTGGCTCTGCGGGACCAGGTTCCCACCCTGGCCAGCTGCTCTAAGGCCCCCAAAGTCGTGATCCTAAGCAAGGCGTTAGAATACTTGCAGGCTTTGGTGGGGGCTGAAAAGAAAATGGCTACAGAGAAAAGGCAGCTCCGGTGTCGGCAGCAGCAACTGCAAAAAAGAATCGCGTACCTCAGTGGCTACTAA
- the Mycl gene encoding protein L-Myc isoform X2 — translation MDFDSYQHYFYDYDCGEDFYRSTAPSEDIWKKFELVPSPPTSPPWGSGPGAVDLASGISPVEPWPGGGAGDEAESRGHSKAWGRNYASIIRRDCMWSGFSARERLERVVSDRLAPGAPRGNPPKAPATPDSTPSLEACNPAPATQCQLGEPKTQACSGSESPSDSEGEEIDVVTVEKRRSLDIRKPVTITVRADPLDPCMKHFHISIHQQQHNYAARFPPESCSQEGDPEPGPQEEAPEIEVPKEKEEEEEEEEETVSPPPVESEAPQSCHPKPVSSDTEDVTKRKNHNFLERKRRNDLRSRFLALRDQVPTLASCSKAPKVVILSKALEYLQALVGAEKKMATEKRQLRCRQQQLQKRIAYLSGY, via the exons ATGGACTTCGATTCGTATCAGCACTATTTCTACGACTATGACTGCGGAGAGGATTTCTACCGCTCCACGGCGCCCAGCGAGGACATCTGGAAGAAATTCGAGCTGGTGCCGTCGCCCCCCACGTCGCCGCCCTGGGGCTCCGGTCCCGGAGCCGTGGACTTAGCCTCTGGGATTAGTCCCGTGGAGCCGTGGCCTGGAGGGGGTGCCGGGGACGAGGCGGAATCTCGGGGACATTCGAAAGCTTGGGGCAGAAATTATGCTTCCATCATTCGCCGTGACTGCATGTGGAGTGGCTTCTCCGCCCGTGAACGGCTGGAGAGAGTGGTGAGCGACAGGCTGGCCCCAGGCGCGCCCCGGGGGAACCCGCCCAAAGCGCCAGCTACCCCGGACAGCACTCCTAGTCTGGAAGCCTGTAACCCGGCGCCCGCCACCCAGTGTCAGCTGGGCGAGCCCAAGACTCAGGCCTGCTCCGGGTCCGAGAGCCCCAGCGATTCCG AAGGCGAAGAGATTGACGTGGTGACAGTGGAGAAGAGGCGATCTCTGGACATCCGAAAGCCAGTCACTATCACAGTGCGAGCAGACCCCCTGGACCCCTGCATGAAACACTTCCACATCTCTATCCACCAACAACAGCATAACTATGCTGCCCGTTTTCCTCCCGAAAGTTGCTCTCAAGAGGGGGATCCTGAGCCAGGTCCCCAGGAGGAGGCTCCAGAGATAGAAGTTcccaaggagaaagaggaggaagaggaggaggaggaagagactgtGAGCCCCCCACCTGTAGAAAGTGAGGCTCCCCAGTCCTGCCACCCCAAACCTGTCAGTTCTGATACTGAGGACGTGACCAAGAGGAAGAACCATAACTTCTTGGAACGAAAAAGGAGGAATGATCTCCGATCACGGTTCCTGGCTCTGCGGGACCAGGTTCCCACCCTGGCCAGCTGCTCTAAGGCCCCCAAAGTCGTGATCCTAAGCAAGGCGTTAGAATACTTGCAGGCTTTGGTGGGGGCTGAAAAGAAAATGGCTACAGAGAAAAGGCAGCTCCGGTGTCGGCAGCAGCAACTGCAAAAAAGAATCGCGTACCTCAGTGGCTACTAA